A window from Parus major isolate Abel chromosome 27, Parus_major1.1, whole genome shotgun sequence encodes these proteins:
- the VAT1 gene encoding synaptic vesicle membrane protein VAT-1 homolog — MSAEPAPASAAPEPVPGPEPPTGGGEAAEHRALVLTGFGGYDKVKVQARRGADPRPGEVSVSVRACGLNFADLMARQGLYDRLPPPPVCPGMECAGTVRALGDGVRDRQVGDKVMVLARSGLWQEVVNVPVNQTFPMPEGMSFEEAAALLVNYITAYMILFDFGNLRPNQSVLIHMAAGGVGTAAIQLCKTVENVTIFGTASASKHDSLKESGVAHPIDYRTTDYAEEVRKISPKGVDIVLDPLGGSDTSKAFNLLKPMGKLITYGVANLLTGQKKNLMAMAKTWWNQFSITALQLLHQNKAVCGYHLGYMDEEVELLRSVVAKLVNLYSQGKIKPKIDSVWPFDQVAEAMKQMQEKKNVGKVILVPEAPKEESKKVEN; from the exons ATGTCCGCCGAGCCGGCCCCGGCCTCCGCCGCCCCCGAGCCGGTCCCCGGCCCCGAGCCGCCGACGGGCGGCGGGGAGGCGGCCGAGCACCGGGCGCTGGTGCTGACGGGGTTCGGCGGCTACGACAAGGTGAAGGTGCAGGCGCGGCGCGGCGCTGACCCGCGGCCCGGAGAGGTCTCGGTGAGCGTCCGCGCCTGCGGCCTCAATTTCGCCGACCTGATGGCGCGGCAGGGCCTGTACGACCgcctgccgccgccgcccgtCTGCCCCGGCATGGAGTGCGCCGGTACCGTCCGCGCCCTCGGCGACGGCGTCCGCGACCGACAG GTTGGCGATAAGGTAATGGTCCTGGCTAGGTCAGGGCTCTGGCAAGAAGTTGTGAATGTGCCGGTCAATCAGACTTTCCCAATGCCTGAGGGGATGAGCTTCGAGGAAGCCGCTGCTCTTCTTGTTAACTACATCACTGCCTACATGATTCTGTTTGACTTTGGAAACCTGAGACCCAACCAGAGTGTCCTCATCCACATGGCTGCAG GTGGTGTGGGAACTGCTGCCATCCAGCTGTGCAAGACTGTAGAAAATGTCACCATTTTTGGCACAGCATCTGCCTCGAAGCACGATTCACTCAAGGAGAGTGGAGTTGCTCACCCCATTGACTACCGAACAACGGATTACGCAGAGGAGGTCCGGAAAATCTCTCCCAAAG GTGTTGACATTGTCCTGGACCCTCTGGGAGGATCTGATACGTCCAAAGCTTTTAACCTGTTGAAGCCGATGGGCAAACTCATCACTTATG GTGTAGCAAACCTGCTCACTGGGCAGAAGAAGAACCTCATGGCTATGGCTAAAACCTGGTGGAACCAGTTCAGCATCACTGCCTTGCAGCTCCTGCACCAGAACAAGGCTGTGTGTGGCTACCATCTTGGATATATGGATGAAGAAGTTGAGCTTCTCAGAAGCGTTGTAGCCAAGCTGGTTAACCTGTACAGTCAAGGCAAAATCAAGCCCAAAATAGACTCTGTGTGGCCCTTTGATCAG GTGGCAGAGGCTATGAAGCAGAtgcaagaaaagaagaatgttGGAAAAGTCATCCTGGTTCCTGAAGCACCCAAGGAAGAATCTAAGAAAGTAGAGAACTAA